ATACAACGACTTTTTGTTTAGCGTATATACCCCTTCTTAGACGTCTTATTAGTTCTTCGGATTTACCGCTAAACATACTACCTGTAATACATTCTATCCAACCGGAATGGTAAGTTTCATACATTGAGAGTTCCACCTTTTTCAAAACATAATCGCTTTATTATATCATATTTCAAATATTCATAAATGTCTTTTTCATAATTATATCGATATTGTACATGAACAATTATTTTATAAATTTGTCTTGCATATTTATATACAGCTATTCTAATTTGTTGCTTCTTATTCGTGCGATGTTTCTACTCAATACAAACTTTAATAAAGGGGGAAATTTATCATTATGTATTAACAACATGGTATTGAGTCACTTCTTTGAACACAGTCGTAAGTATATACCCTTACTACGCTTATAAATAAAAAAGCTGTCTACAATTCCATTATAGGATGCAGACAGCTTAACGATTACTATATTAGTTGTTTGATTTAAGACCAAACTTTTTGTTGAAACGTTCCACACGTCCATCCGCAGCAGCGAATTTTTGACGTCCAGTGTAGAATGGATGTGAATCAGATGAAATATCTAAACGAATAACTGGGTATTCTTTTCCATCTTCCCACTCCATCATTTCTGAAGATGTTTTTGTAGAACCGCTTAAGAATTTGAAGTTTGTAGTAGTATCTAAAAAGATTACTTGGTGATACTCAGGATGAATTCCTTGTTTCATTATTTTCAGCTCCTTTGCCCTGAACCATCTGGAACAGAGTTATTTGTGAGTTTTTACCCAATACTGTGTAATTATAAAGGTAATTAATTCAAAACGCAAGCCCCTATATAATGTTTATTAAATTATAGGTCGACCCGTTTTAGTACTTTCTTCTGCAGACTTTTGTAGCTGCTTGAAGAAATCTTCATTATTCTTAGACCTTTTAAGTTTGCGAATAAATCTTTCAGTAAAGTCAGTTGAGTCAGTGAATAGATTTCTTAATTGCCATAATGTGTCTAATTCAGATTTACTTATCAACAATTCTTCTTTACGCGTTGAACTTCTGCCAATATCAATTGCAGGGAAGATACGACGTTCAGACAATTTACGATCTAAATGTAACTCCATGTTACCTGTTCCTTTAAATTCTTCGTAAATCATATCGTCCATACGTGAACCCGTATCAACTAATGCAGTTGCAAGTATTGTTAAACTTCCACCCGCTTCAATATTTCTCGCTGCACCGAAGAATGCTTTTGGTTTGTGTAAAGATGCAGGATCTAAACCACCTGATAATGTACGACCACTTGGTGGAATAACTAAGTTATAAGCGCGTGCTAATCTCGTTATAGAATCCATTAAAATAATGACATCTTCCCCAATTTCTACTAAACGCTTTGCACGTTCAAGTAATAATTCAGCTACTTTAACATGGTGTTCTGGTGGTTCGTCAAACGTTGAATGAACGACTTCAGCAGCTTCTACTGAGCGTTCTAAATCTGTTACCTCTTCAGGACGCTCGCCAACTAACAAAATAAATAGCTTTGCATCTGGTTTGTTCGTACTGATTGCATTCGCTATTTCTTTTAATAACGATGTTTTACCTGCTTTAGGTGGCGCCACTATTAAACCACGTTGACCTAAACCAATCGGTGTTACTAAATCCATGATGCGCGTTGAATAATTTTGTATTTCTGTCTCTAATTTAATACGCTCATCTGGATAAAGTGGTGTCAAAGCTTGGAAATGCGGACGTTTCTTCACTTCTTCTGCGTTATGGTCATTGACAAAGTCAACTTGTAATAAGCCATAATATTTTTCGTTATCTTTAGGTTTTCTAACTTTCCCAGTTACTTTATCCCCACGTTTAATTTCAAAACGACGAATTTGGCTAGCAGATATATAAATATCTTTTTCCCCTTTAGAATAGTTCACTGTTCTTAAAAAACCATAACCATCTGGTTGTATATCATCTAAGATACCTTCCATATAATAGTTACCATCTTTTTCCATTTGTGCTTCCATAATAGCTAGAACAAGTTCTTTTTTATTTAATTTACTATAGTTCGTCAACTTAAGAGTTTTAGCTTTTTGAGTGAGTTCCTTGGTAGTATAGTTCTTGTACAATTCGTGGAATGATTCATACTGAGGAGATGTACGTTCTCTTTCAGGCATATAGTTTACACCCATTTCATTATTTTTTAGTTAGTAAGTAATAGATAGGCATGACAATGCATAAATAACTGTGCTAGCACAATCCCATTATGCTAATCCCCAACCTTTTAAATACATGAATAACTATAGCAAATTTTTATTTTAATTACAAAATCTATTTATAAAAATTGCAAAATTAAAACAGTACACAAAACTTAATTAGTCATGTGCACTGTTTTATTGCGATTTTTAATTCAAAAATCAAATTTATTTAAAATATCCAGCTATAGATTTCACTTCTAAGAACTCTTCAATACCATAATCGCCCCATTCACGACCTAAACCAGATTGTTTATAGCCACCAAATGGTAAATCTGGCTTTCTACCTGCTTCGTTTATTTCTACTGTACCTGCTTCAATAGAACGAGCTACTTTATGCAATGTTTCTTTGTCCTTACCAATAACATATCCTGCCAAACCATATTTTGTATCATTTGCAATTTGAATCGCTTCATCTAAATCGTTATAAGTGATAACTGACATTACTGGCCCAAAAATTTCTTCTTGTGCTATCGTCATTTGATTATCTACATTAATAAAAATTGTCGGACGTGCAAAGTATCCTTTTTCAAGTCCTTCTGGTTTACCAGGACCACCATAAAATAATTCAGCACCTTCTTCAATACCTTTATTAATATAATTTTGTACTTGATCAAATTGTTTTTTACTAATGATAGGGCCTACTTGTGTACCATCTTCTCTTGGATTACCGACACGCACTTGGCTAAATTGTTCTTTTAATTCAGCTAAGAATGCATCTTTAATTTTGTTAGGCACTAAAACACGTGTACCAGCTGTACATACTTGACCAGTATTATTAACAACTTTGCCTGTTGTTGCTTTAGCCGCTTCTTTAATATCTACGTCATCTAGGACGATATATGGTGATTTGCCACCAAGCTCTAATGATACCTTTTTAAAATCTTTAGCGGCTTTTTCCATAATTTTAGAACCAGTAGGGCCTGATCCTGTAAATGACATCATGCGTACTTTAGGATGTTCAGATAAAGGATTCCCAACACCAGCACCATCACCATTAACAAGGTTAAATACACCTTTAGGAACACCGACTTTATCAAAAATCTCAGCTAAAATAACAGCTGCAAATGGTGTTTCTTCAGATGGTTTAAGTACAACTGGACTACCAGCCGCAAATGCTGCTGCTAATTTTAATGATGTTTGGTTTGTAGGGAAGTTCCACGGTGTAATTAATCCAGATACACCGATTGCTTCTTTAACAACTAAATCATCTCCGCGGCGTTCTTCAAATTCGTAGTTATCTAATGCGTCTCTCGCTGCAACAAAATGGTTTAGTCCCATTTGATAATGGACACGCTCAGATAATGATAAAGGAGCACCTAATTCATCCGTAATAGCTTGTACAATATCGTCTTTTCTGTTTTCATATTCTTTTACAATTTTATCTAATAACGCTTGTCTTTCTTTCACAGATGTATGACGGAACTCTAAATAAACATCGTCTGCCGCCTCGACGGCTTTATCAACATCAGCTTTATTACCTTTAGCAACTTTCCCGATTACTTCTTCGGTTGCTGGATTTATAACTTCTATCGTTTCATTACTATTACTTTCTACCCATTCGCCATTAATGTATTGCTTTGTGTAGTCTCTCATTATTCTTTCACTCCTCAAGAATGATTTATATATTATTTATCCGTAATGCATACGATATAAACATTACATTCCATTATGATACGCTCCCTTTTAATATGTTCAAAATAAAATGCTTTAAAATTTTGCTGCATCTATTTTTTTATATTTTTAAATAAAAATAACTATTCCCACATCATCGCAAATAATGCGAAGACTTAGAAATAGTTATAATCAATGCTATGTTTAAACGTCATGTAATTATTTAGCAGTACGTTGATCTGTTAAATCGACATATGATTGCGCCCATGCTTCAATTGGATGTAAAGCCTCTGCTAACGCTTTACCTTTTTCAGTTAGCACATAAATAATTTGTACTGGACTCGTAGAAATGATTTGCTTCTCAACTAACTCCCATTGTGCAAGCTCTGACAACTTAAGACTTAAAGCACGTGGTGTTATTGTTTTCAAATCTCTTTTCATATCGGAAAAGTGTGCTGAACAGTCATTACATCTTGAGAGATAATTAATGATTAATCCATTCCAACTTCTACCAAGTATTTTAAAAGTTTCTTCGAGATACGGACATACTTCCATCATCTTCACCTCTCATCAATAAATTTAGAATGTAAACGAACACCATTTTTTAATCAGTATAATTATTATACCACAAAACAAGATAAATCTATACAGTTTCCGTCCAAATATCTGCACCTAAAGCTTTTAAGTGTTCTACAATATCTGTATAACCTCTATAAATATGTTTAACATTGTAAATTGTAGTTACACCCTCAGCAATTAAACCAGCAATAATTAAACAAGCTCCTGCTCTTAAATCGCTAGCATAAACTTCAGCACCATGTAATGTTGATGGTTTTATCGTTGCTGTGCCTTCGTCAACTTCAATATTTGCACCCATGCGCTTTAATTCTTCAACATGTTTAAAACGCTCCGGATAAATCGTATCAGTTACAAATGAAGGACCATTTGCCATAAATAATAATGGTGTAATAGGCTGTTGCAAATCAGTAGCAAAACCTGGATATACTAGTGTTTTAATATCAACAAATTGATATGGCGCATTATTATTGATGCGAATTCTTTCGTCTCTTACATCAACATTCACACCTAATTCACTAAATTTAGCAGTTAATGTTTCTACATGTTTCGGAACAATATTATTTAATATAACATTTTCTCCACATGCTGCAGCGATACACATATATGTGCCTGCTTCAATTCTATCAGGTATAACTTGATACTCAGAACCATGTAATTCTTTGACGCCATTGATTTTAATTGTTGATGTACCCGCTCCCTTAATATTAGCTCCCATACTTGTTAAGAAGTTAGCAACATCAACTACTTCCGGTTCTTTAGCAGCATTTTCAATTACAGTTTGTCCTGTTGCATAAACTGCAGCTAGCATAATGTTAATTGTTGCACCTACGCTAACCATATCTAGAAAAATATGTGCACCTTTTAACTCTTTAGCTTCGATTTTCATTGATGTCGTACTTGATTCATCAATTTCAGCACCTAAAGCTTTAAATCCTTTAATATGTTGATCAATTGGACGTGGCCCAAGTGGACATCCTCCCGGTAAACCAATCACACATTTTTTAAATCTACCTAACATGGCACCCATCATATAGTATGAAGCACGTAATGATTCAACTTTATTATTTGGTAATGCAGCATTTTGTATTTCAGTTGTATCAACTTCTAATTCCGTACCATTTAGTGATGCCTTAATATTTAAATCTTCTAATAAACTCACTAAAGTTTTAACATCAGAGATTTGCGGTAACCCTTCTAATTTCACATGTCCTTGAGCTAATAATGTTGCAGGAATGATAGCTACAGCACTGTTTTTCGCGCCACTGATATTAACTTCCCCATTTAGTGTGCGTCCACCTCTTATTTTTATTACCTCTTGAGCCATATCATTTATCTCCTTTGTCCATTACTTTTTAATTTTTTGCATTATTAGCATTATAAATTAATTTTACTTTATTTGTAAAATAGTTTATTTTAATCGTTAAAATCTTGTCTTTCTATTTTCGATTGATTAATAACAAATCATTCACCTTTACTAATATATGCTGTTCTTCCCCACTTGACCATGGTCTAAAGTCTGATTATTCAACTAAATATTGACGTTGTTTTGACAATTATTTAGTTTTAATTCTACGGTTTTCACGTAAACTTTTTTCATAAATTGCTCATTTTCCTTATAATTATATCACAATCAATTTTGATATATTTTACCATTTTTACGCTTTCATTTTAAAATCAAACTGTTTTATTTATTACTTATACGACATAAAAAAGAAGCAAACACCATTTTGTCTGCTTCTTTTAAAATTAATATCCCTACGTTATTAATAACTTAAAGACTAAATATTAATTATTTAGCGCGGTTAGAAGTACCGAACTCTTTAATTTTACCTTTAACTGTTTCTTTGATGGCTTCACGTGCAGGTCCTAAGTATTTACGAGGATCGTAAACTTCTTTGTCGTTATTTAAAACGTCACGAACTGCTTTTGCTGAAGCGATTTGGTTTTCAGTGTTTACGTTAATTTTAGCTGTACCAAATGGAATTGCTTTTTGGATATCTTTAGTCGGGATACCAGTACCACCGTGTAATACTAATGGTAAACCTGTAGATAAACCGATTTCTTCCATTTCTTTAAATCCTAATTTTGGTTCACCTTTGTATGGACCATGAACTGAACCTAATGCTGGCGCTAATGCATCAATACCAGTTTTTTCAACTAGTTCTTGACATTCTTTAGGATCAGCATAAATGATGCCGTCTGCTACAACATCATCTTCTTGTCCACCAACAGTACCTAATTCAGCTTCTACAGAAACACCTTTTTCATGAGCGTATTCAACAACTTTTTTAGTTGTTGCTACGTTTTCTTCGAATGGGCTGTGTGAAGCATCGATCATTACTGATGTGAAACCAGCATCGATAGCTTCTTTACATTTTTCAAAGCTTGAACCATGGTCTAAATGGATTGCTACAGGAATAGTGATGTTTAAGTCATGCATTAACCCTTCAACCATTTTAACAATTGTGTAGAAACCGCTCATGTAACGAGCAGCACCTTCAGAAACACCTAAAATTACAGGTGCATTTTCTTCTTGTGACGCTTCTAAAATTGCTTGAGTGAATTCTAGGTTATTAATATTGTATTGACCTACCGCATAACCATTTTCTTTTGCATC
The genomic region above belongs to Staphylococcus aureus and contains:
- a CDS encoding type B 50S ribosomal protein L31 translates to MKQGIHPEYHQVIFLDTTTNFKFLSGSTKTSSEMMEWEDGKEYPVIRLDISSDSHPFYTGRQKFAAADGRVERFNKKFGLKSNN
- the rho gene encoding transcription termination factor Rho, which encodes MPERERTSPQYESFHELYKNYTTKELTQKAKTLKLTNYSKLNKKELVLAIMEAQMEKDGNYYMEGILDDIQPDGYGFLRTVNYSKGEKDIYISASQIRRFEIKRGDKVTGKVRKPKDNEKYYGLLQVDFVNDHNAEEVKKRPHFQALTPLYPDERIKLETEIQNYSTRIMDLVTPIGLGQRGLIVAPPKAGKTSLLKEIANAISTNKPDAKLFILLVGERPEEVTDLERSVEAAEVVHSTFDEPPEHHVKVAELLLERAKRLVEIGEDVIILMDSITRLARAYNLVIPPSGRTLSGGLDPASLHKPKAFFGAARNIEAGGSLTILATALVDTGSRMDDMIYEEFKGTGNMELHLDRKLSERRIFPAIDIGRSSTRKEELLISKSELDTLWQLRNLFTDSTDFTERFIRKLKRSKNNEDFFKQLQKSAEESTKTGRPII
- a CDS encoding aldehyde dehydrogenase family protein; its protein translation is MRDYTKQYINGEWVESNSNETIEVINPATEEVIGKVAKGNKADVDKAVEAADDVYLEFRHTSVKERQALLDKIVKEYENRKDDIVQAITDELGAPLSLSERVHYQMGLNHFVAARDALDNYEFEERRGDDLVVKEAIGVSGLITPWNFPTNQTSLKLAAAFAAGSPVVLKPSEETPFAAVILAEIFDKVGVPKGVFNLVNGDGAGVGNPLSEHPKVRMMSFTGSGPTGSKIMEKAAKDFKKVSLELGGKSPYIVLDDVDIKEAAKATTGKVVNNTGQVCTAGTRVLVPNKIKDAFLAELKEQFSQVRVGNPREDGTQVGPIISKKQFDQVQNYINKGIEEGAELFYGGPGKPEGLEKGYFARPTIFINVDNQMTIAQEEIFGPVMSVITYNDLDEAIQIANDTKYGLAGYVIGKDKETLHKVARSIEAGTVEINEAGRKPDLPFGGYKQSGLGREWGDYGIEEFLEVKSIAGYFK
- a CDS encoding helix-turn-helix domain-containing protein, which translates into the protein MEVCPYLEETFKILGRSWNGLIINYLSRCNDCSAHFSDMKRDLKTITPRALSLKLSELAQWELVEKQIISTSPVQIIYVLTEKGKALAEALHPIEAWAQSYVDLTDQRTAK
- a CDS encoding UDP-N-acetylglucosamine 1-carboxyvinyltransferase, encoding MAQEVIKIRGGRTLNGEVNISGAKNSAVAIIPATLLAQGHVKLEGLPQISDVKTLVSLLEDLNIKASLNGTELEVDTTEIQNAALPNNKVESLRASYYMMGAMLGRFKKCVIGLPGGCPLGPRPIDQHIKGFKALGAEIDESSTTSMKIEAKELKGAHIFLDMVSVGATINIMLAAVYATGQTVIENAAKEPEVVDVANFLTSMGANIKGAGTSTIKINGVKELHGSEYQVIPDRIEAGTYMCIAAACGENVILNNIVPKHVETLTAKFSELGVNVDVRDERIRINNNAPYQFVDIKTLVYPGFATDLQQPITPLLFMANGPSFVTDTIYPERFKHVEELKRMGANIEVDEGTATIKPSTLHGAEVYASDLRAGACLIIAGLIAEGVTTIYNVKHIYRGYTDIVEHLKALGADIWTETV
- the fdaB gene encoding class IIb fructose-bisphosphate aldolase FdaB; translation: MPLVSMKEMLIDAKENGYAVGQYNINNLEFTQAILEASQEENAPVILGVSEGAARYMSGFYTIVKMVEGLMHDLNITIPVAIHLDHGSSFEKCKEAIDAGFTSVMIDASHSPFEENVATTKKVVEYAHEKGVSVEAELGTVGGQEDDVVADGIIYADPKECQELVEKTGIDALAPALGSVHGPYKGEPKLGFKEMEEIGLSTGLPLVLHGGTGIPTKDIQKAIPFGTAKINVNTENQIASAKAVRDVLNNDKEVYDPRKYLGPAREAIKETVKGKIKEFGTSNRAK